In a single window of the Podarcis raffonei isolate rPodRaf1 chromosome 14, rPodRaf1.pri, whole genome shotgun sequence genome:
- the MPV17L gene encoding mpv17-like protein, giving the protein MALLGRLVRRSPWLCNVALYGSLFAAGDAAQQRLRRRPGQSADWAQTRHVALVALSFHGNFNYVWLRALERLLPGRAPGAVLAKVLCDQLMGAPIAVLAFYTGMSILQGKEDVFADCRDKFWNTYKTGLMYWPFVQLSNFSLVPVHWRTAYTGLCGFIWATFLCFSQQSGDGTVKSVFLLFRGKKPDTDEMPPGK; this is encoded by the exons ATGGCCCTGCTGGGCCGCCTGGTGCGGCGATCGCCCTGGCTGTGCAACGTGGCGCTCTACGGGAGCCTCTTCGCGGCGGGCGACGCGGCGCAGCAGCGGCTCCGGCGCCGGCCGGGCCAAAGCGCGGACTGGGCGCAGACGCGGCACGTGGCGCTGGTGGCGCTCTCCTTCCACGGCAACTTCAACTACGTGTGGCTGAGGGCGCTGGAGAGGCTGCTGCCCGGCCGGGCGCCCGGCGCCGTGCTGGCCAAAGTGCTGTGCGACCAGCTCATGGGCGCGCCCATCGCCGTGCTCGCCTTCTACACCG GCATGAGTATACTCCAGGGGAAAGAGGATGTCTTTGCCGACTGCAGGGATAAATTTTGGAATACCTATAAG aCTGGGCTGATGTACTGGCCTTTTGTGCAG CTTTCCAACTTCAGCCTGGTTCCGGTGCATTGGAGGACAGCGTACACTGGCCTGTGTGGTTTCATCTGGGCAACTTTTCTGTGCTTTTCCCAACAAAGCGGTGACGGAACTGTAAAATCAGTTTTCTTGTTGTTCCGAGGCAAGAAACCTGATACGGACGAGATGCCGCCAGGGAAATAA